One genomic window of Streptomonospora nanhaiensis includes the following:
- a CDS encoding glycoside hydrolase family 64 protein: protein MIDRRSFLRGVGAAAVAAPLLGAAACGARPGAARLTDGAQAGALPVSFVNNSGYPDSAVRVYIVGTDLATGQQCRVTRDGAAAPVQESDNADNGFTDYAIPLTETAGLTLPFMSGRIYLALEDKLRFKVVADGNGRPALQYPAGWVESDPNYTVLHDTVEFTHNDTGMYCNTTMVDQFSVPLAIRLSGEREQTTGALKPGGRALVFDEIAAHPDFSPLVVGDRLRVIAPGHGIDSGRFPADYYAAYIDEVWARYGGTDLRVTTNTGTFTGRVDGSGRLAFGGGVAPFARPSTRDVLFCDGALAAPNDGVTGPVAAILGAAFNRSTLLTTAEHPVTDPAAFYTAPTTNHYARVMHEASEDGRAYGFAFDDVSEFASYIQDHAPTSFEVTLTPF from the coding sequence ATGATCGACCGACGGTCCTTCCTGCGCGGAGTGGGCGCCGCGGCCGTGGCCGCCCCGCTCCTCGGCGCCGCGGCCTGCGGCGCGCGGCCCGGCGCCGCCCGGCTCACCGACGGCGCCCAGGCCGGCGCGCTGCCGGTGTCCTTCGTCAACAACAGCGGCTACCCCGACAGCGCCGTGCGGGTCTACATCGTCGGCACCGACCTGGCGACCGGGCAGCAGTGCCGCGTCACCCGCGACGGCGCCGCCGCGCCGGTCCAGGAGTCCGACAACGCCGACAACGGCTTCACCGACTACGCCATCCCGCTCACCGAAACGGCCGGGCTGACCCTGCCCTTCATGTCCGGCCGGATCTACCTCGCCCTGGAGGACAAGCTCCGCTTCAAGGTCGTGGCCGACGGCAACGGCCGCCCCGCCCTCCAGTACCCGGCCGGCTGGGTCGAGAGCGACCCCAACTACACCGTCCTGCACGACACGGTCGAGTTCACGCACAACGACACCGGCATGTACTGCAACACCACCATGGTCGACCAGTTCAGCGTGCCCCTGGCCATCCGGCTGAGCGGCGAGCGCGAGCAGACCACCGGGGCCCTCAAGCCCGGCGGCCGCGCCCTGGTGTTCGACGAGATCGCGGCCCACCCCGACTTCTCCCCGCTCGTGGTCGGCGACCGGCTCCGCGTTATCGCCCCCGGCCACGGCATCGACAGCGGCCGCTTCCCCGCCGACTACTACGCCGCCTACATCGACGAGGTCTGGGCCCGCTACGGCGGCACCGACCTGCGCGTCACCACCAACACGGGCACCTTCACCGGCCGGGTCGACGGCTCCGGGCGCCTGGCCTTCGGCGGCGGTGTCGCGCCCTTCGCCCGCCCCTCCACCCGCGACGTCCTCTTCTGCGACGGCGCCCTGGCGGCACCCAACGACGGCGTGACCGGCCCGGTCGCCGCGATCCTGGGCGCCGCCTTCAACCGCTCGACCCTGCTCACCACGGCCGAGCACCCCGTCACCGACCCCGCCGCCTTCTACACCGCCCCGACCACCAACCACTACGCCCGCGTCATGCACGAGGCCAGCGAGGACGGCCGCGCCTACGGCTTCGCCTTCGACGACGTGTCGGAGTTCGCGTCCTACATCCAGGACCACGCCCCCACGTCCTTCGAGGTCACCCTCACCCCGTTCTGA
- a CDS encoding LysR family transcriptional regulator, giving the protein MELQQMRYVVAVAETANFTRAAERCLVVQSALSHQIARLERELGARLFDRTSRRVRLTPAGEAFLPAARQALEAAERARAEAAAAVGEVRGPLVIGAIPTVAAVDLPALLRDYRPRHPGVRVRLRVGGSEELVEQVRQGGMDVAFLGLPLGSRPKGVRVRELARGDLAAVASPDHWLSGRAEVELREIADETFVDFSAGTAGRAQSDQAFAAAGLTREVAFEVTAPDFITRLVRMGLGISLLPAAFVPEVPGVVAVPIRDAPARVEYLVWSRFRPAPPAAALLAALGVGPEDGAA; this is encoded by the coding sequence ATGGAGCTGCAGCAGATGCGCTACGTCGTGGCCGTCGCCGAGACCGCCAACTTCACCCGCGCCGCCGAGCGCTGCCTGGTCGTCCAGTCGGCGCTCAGCCACCAGATCGCCCGCCTCGAACGCGAACTCGGCGCCCGCCTGTTCGACCGCACCAGCCGCCGGGTCCGCCTGACCCCCGCCGGCGAGGCGTTCCTGCCCGCCGCCCGCCAGGCCCTGGAGGCCGCCGAGCGGGCGCGCGCCGAGGCCGCCGCGGCGGTCGGCGAGGTCCGGGGCCCGCTGGTCATCGGCGCCATCCCCACGGTGGCGGCCGTGGATTTGCCCGCCCTGCTGCGCGACTACCGGCCGCGCCACCCCGGAGTGCGGGTCCGGCTGCGCGTGGGCGGCAGCGAGGAGCTGGTCGAGCAGGTTCGGCAGGGCGGCATGGACGTCGCGTTCCTCGGCCTGCCGCTCGGCAGCCGCCCCAAGGGCGTGCGCGTCCGCGAACTCGCGCGCGGCGATCTCGCGGCCGTCGCCTCCCCCGACCACTGGCTTTCCGGCCGCGCCGAGGTGGAGCTGCGCGAGATCGCCGACGAGACCTTCGTCGACTTCTCCGCGGGCACCGCCGGGCGCGCCCAGTCCGACCAGGCGTTCGCCGCCGCCGGCCTGACCCGCGAGGTCGCCTTCGAGGTCACCGCGCCCGACTTCATCACCCGCCTGGTGCGCATGGGCCTGGGGATCAGCCTGCTGCCCGCCGCGTTCGTCCCCGAGGTCCCCGGCGTGGTCGCCGTCCCCATCCGCGACGCCCCCGCCCGGGTGGAGTACCTGGTGTGGAGCCGCTTCCGCCCCGCGCCGCCGGCCGCCGCCCTGCTGGCCGCCCTCGGCGTGGGCCCCGAGGACGGCGCCGCCTAG
- a CDS encoding CBS domain-containing protein: MLIAEILRAKGTRVETITPDATVADLLTRLARRNIGAAVVVRDGTVAGIASERDVVRRLEQRGSGLLADLVSEIMTAAVITCAPDDTVDTLTVVMTENRVRHVPVLSAGRLVGIVSIGDVVKSRIQQLEQDRRQLESYITQG, from the coding sequence ATGCTGATCGCTGAGATCCTGCGTGCCAAGGGCACGCGGGTCGAGACCATCACACCCGACGCGACAGTGGCCGACCTCCTCACCCGCCTCGCCCGGCGCAACATCGGCGCCGCCGTGGTCGTCCGCGACGGCACCGTGGCGGGCATCGCGTCCGAGCGCGACGTCGTGCGCCGGCTGGAGCAGCGCGGCTCCGGCCTCCTGGCCGACCTTGTCTCCGAGATCATGACCGCCGCCGTCATCACCTGCGCGCCCGACGACACCGTCGACACGCTCACCGTCGTGATGACCGAGAACCGCGTCCGCCACGTCCCCGTGCTGTCCGCCGGCCGCCTGGTCGGGATCGTCAGCATCGGCGACGTCGTCAAGAGCCGCATCCAGCAGTTGGAGCAGGACCGCCGGCAGCTGGAGTCCTACATCACCCAGGGCTGA
- a CDS encoding SPFH domain-containing protein, whose product MSQQSAEPGKGGSSIKEALASWNDIARLLRGGDQGALVPVVIPRDGRGLRWTVLVWAAFYLVTTALLLAIVGGPLLAWIAVPALVLAMAALLLGLLWWWRSSIVEIEQGTVGVLTRYGAVVGQLDPGRHYLWNPWARVDFVVDISTEIPYTAPVLACPTHENVPLKSIEFFLKFRITDAVAFVRGIGASNFDLVLSNAVQDAIRQRSRQVRTESAYDLRGSDVADMQELLNRQLSRYGVRIMGCNIPDVQLPNQYQQHLATRERVAKELVAYEQEWELTRKRRIDTLLMDIERSKKTRDAKIVEVNAALNKARKDVAQMLEEQETEAQRVRYEIETRGRADLVAAQNEAKAQRRLATSYRDNRAVLRYELARRRLDVGATLAERAPQPVVVRTDGNGGDSSALSTLLLAQFLPELAGRRGGGKGGRTRLGAGNRGGDDLADSAQDVFRHAQGAVAAAAEHSQQAAEDLRQEQQDRQGSGGGRKQRRR is encoded by the coding sequence ATGAGCCAGCAGTCGGCCGAGCCCGGCAAGGGCGGCTCCAGCATCAAGGAGGCCCTGGCCTCCTGGAACGACATCGCGCGCCTGCTGCGGGGCGGCGACCAGGGCGCCCTGGTGCCCGTGGTCATCCCGCGCGACGGCCGCGGCCTGCGCTGGACGGTCCTGGTCTGGGCGGCGTTCTACCTGGTCACCACCGCCCTGCTGCTGGCGATCGTGGGCGGCCCGCTGCTCGCCTGGATCGCCGTGCCCGCGCTCGTCCTGGCCATGGCCGCGCTGCTGCTGGGCCTGCTGTGGTGGTGGCGCTCCTCCATCGTGGAGATCGAGCAGGGCACCGTCGGGGTCCTCACCCGCTACGGCGCCGTCGTCGGCCAGCTCGACCCCGGTCGGCACTACCTGTGGAACCCGTGGGCGCGGGTGGACTTCGTGGTCGACATCTCCACCGAAATCCCCTACACCGCACCGGTCCTGGCCTGCCCCACGCACGAGAACGTGCCGCTGAAGTCGATCGAGTTCTTCCTGAAGTTCCGCATCACCGACGCGGTCGCCTTCGTGCGCGGCATCGGCGCCAGCAACTTCGACCTGGTGCTGTCCAACGCCGTGCAGGACGCCATCCGCCAGCGCAGCCGCCAGGTGCGCACCGAGAGCGCCTACGACCTGCGCGGCTCCGACGTCGCCGACATGCAGGAGCTGCTCAACCGGCAGCTCAGCCGCTACGGCGTGCGCATCATGGGCTGCAACATCCCCGACGTCCAGCTGCCCAACCAGTACCAGCAGCACCTGGCCACCCGCGAGCGGGTCGCCAAGGAGCTGGTGGCCTACGAGCAGGAGTGGGAGCTGACCCGCAAGCGGCGCATCGACACCCTGCTCATGGACATCGAGCGGTCCAAGAAGACCCGCGACGCCAAGATCGTCGAGGTCAACGCGGCGCTGAACAAGGCCCGCAAGGACGTCGCGCAGATGCTGGAGGAGCAGGAGACCGAGGCCCAGCGCGTCCGCTACGAGATCGAGACCCGCGGGCGGGCCGACCTCGTCGCCGCGCAGAACGAGGCCAAGGCCCAGCGCCGCCTGGCGACCTCCTACCGCGACAACCGCGCCGTGCTGCGCTACGAGCTGGCCCGGCGCCGCCTGGACGTGGGCGCCACGCTGGCCGAGCGCGCGCCCCAGCCGGTGGTCGTGCGCACCGACGGCAACGGGGGCGACTCCTCCGCGCTGTCCACCCTGCTGCTGGCCCAGTTCCTGCCCGAACTGGCCGGGCGCCGGGGCGGCGGCAAGGGCGGCCGCACCCGGCTGGGCGCCGGCAACCGCGGCGGCGACGACCTCGCCGACTCCGCCCAGGACGTGTTCCGGCACGCCCAGGGCGCCGTGGCCGCGGCGGCCGAGCACTCCCAGCAGGCCGCCGAGGACCTGCGGCAGGAGCAGCAGGACCGCCAGGGCTCGGGCGGCGGCCGCAAGCAGCGCCGCCGCTGA
- a CDS encoding NAD(P)-dependent oxidoreductase: MRITVFGAAGSVGRHVVAEALARGHAVTAVVRNPERFAEVPAGAELRTGDAGKAADVAELSRDSDVVVGATRPAPGRESDLVDTARSLLAGVGRTGARLLLVGGAATLTVPGTGTTVMEAPDFPADLAAIARACAEQLAVCRAATGAAWTYLSPPALLEPGGRTGRYRLGGDELVVDARGVSRISMGDLASVLLDEAERPRHLRARFTAAY, from the coding sequence ATGCGTATCACCGTCTTCGGAGCCGCCGGAAGCGTCGGCCGGCACGTCGTCGCCGAGGCACTCGCCCGGGGCCACGCGGTCACCGCCGTCGTCCGAAACCCGGAGCGGTTCGCCGAGGTCCCGGCGGGGGCCGAACTCCGCACCGGCGACGCCGGGAAGGCCGCCGACGTGGCGGAGCTGAGCCGAGACAGCGACGTGGTGGTGGGCGCGACCCGGCCGGCGCCCGGCCGCGAGTCCGACCTGGTGGACACGGCGCGGTCGCTGCTGGCAGGGGTCGGCCGCACGGGTGCCCGGCTGCTGCTGGTGGGCGGCGCGGCCACGCTGACCGTGCCCGGTACCGGCACCACGGTGATGGAGGCGCCGGACTTCCCCGCCGACCTGGCGGCCATCGCGCGGGCGTGCGCCGAGCAGTTGGCCGTGTGCCGGGCCGCGACCGGTGCGGCCTGGACCTACCTCAGCCCGCCCGCGCTGCTGGAGCCGGGCGGGCGCACCGGGCGCTACCGGCTGGGCGGCGACGAACTGGTGGTGGACGCCCGCGGCGTCTCGCGGATCTCCATGGGCGACCTCGCCTCGGTCCTGCTGGACGAGGCCGAGCGGCCCCGGCACCTCCGGGCGCGGTTCACCGCCGCCTACTGA
- a CDS encoding MFS transporter, whose translation MAITQTRGERAGVAGPPGTRAGDALGGGLLLLMSAATGLAVAGNYFAQPLLDVIGRDLHLGPTGAGLVVTAAQVGYALGLILLVPLGDLVERRGLAVGLLGATAAFLLVSAAAPNGPVLLAGTLLTALASVAAQVVVPFAVALADPARRGRVVGTVMTGLLLGSLLARTFAGGLSELGGWRTVFWVHAVLVAAVAVLLWRRLPRLHTPAGLSYPRLLGSTLSLFRDEPVLRWRAAIGALSMASFTLFWTAVTFLLAGPGYGWTEAAIGLFGLVGVAGTLATPVAGRLADRGLTQWVTGGGALLLALAWPMIGAGGQSLPWLLGGVLVLNAAQQAVLNSNQNVVYGLGEKIRNRVNSAFMTAFFAGGAAGSALAPVVWVAAGWPGASALGGALAAATFATWAAERRWAARRG comes from the coding sequence ATGGCAATCACACAGACGCGCGGCGAGCGCGCGGGGGTGGCCGGGCCACCCGGAACACGGGCGGGCGACGCGCTGGGCGGCGGCCTGCTGCTGCTGATGTCGGCGGCCACGGGGCTGGCGGTGGCGGGCAACTACTTCGCGCAGCCGCTGCTGGACGTCATCGGCCGCGACCTGCACCTCGGCCCCACCGGCGCCGGATTGGTCGTGACGGCGGCCCAGGTCGGCTACGCGCTGGGCCTCATCCTGCTGGTGCCGCTGGGCGACCTGGTCGAACGGCGCGGGCTGGCGGTGGGGCTGCTCGGCGCCACGGCCGCGTTCCTGCTGGTGAGCGCGGCGGCGCCGAACGGGCCGGTGCTGCTGGCGGGCACCCTGCTGACGGCGCTGGCCTCGGTGGCCGCGCAGGTCGTGGTGCCCTTCGCGGTGGCGCTGGCCGACCCCGCGCGGCGGGGCCGGGTGGTGGGCACGGTGATGACCGGGCTGCTGCTGGGCAGCCTGCTGGCCCGCACGTTCGCCGGGGGCCTGTCGGAACTGGGCGGCTGGCGCACCGTCTTCTGGGTGCACGCCGTGCTCGTGGCGGCGGTGGCGGTGCTGCTGTGGCGGCGGCTGCCCCGGCTGCACACGCCGGCCGGGCTGTCCTACCCGCGGCTGCTGGGCTCGACGCTGTCGCTGTTCCGCGACGAGCCGGTGCTGCGGTGGCGGGCGGCGATCGGGGCGCTGTCGATGGCGTCGTTCACCCTGTTCTGGACGGCGGTGACGTTCCTGCTGGCCGGTCCCGGCTACGGCTGGACCGAGGCCGCGATCGGCCTGTTCGGCCTGGTGGGCGTGGCGGGCACGCTGGCCACCCCGGTGGCCGGGCGGCTGGCCGACCGGGGGCTGACGCAGTGGGTGACCGGCGGCGGCGCGCTGCTGCTGGCGCTGGCCTGGCCGATGATCGGCGCGGGCGGGCAGTCCCTGCCGTGGCTGCTGGGCGGGGTGCTGGTGCTCAACGCGGCGCAGCAGGCGGTGCTCAACTCCAACCAGAACGTCGTCTACGGGCTGGGCGAGAAGATCCGCAACCGGGTCAACTCGGCGTTCATGACGGCGTTCTTCGCCGGAGGCGCGGCGGGCTCGGCCCTGGCCCCCGTGGTGTGGGTCGCCGCCGGCTGGCCGGGCGCGAGCGCGCTGGGCGGCGCGCTGGCCGCCGCGACGTTCGCGACCTGGGCGGCCGAACGCCGCTGGGCGGCCCGGCGCGGTTAG
- a CDS encoding histidine kinase: protein MRRSADGAVALYDGAALAGRIAAGWIVAEHAWGALPGWWGADAGPSPLGWAVAACAAAFAAGVAPRVSGAVLAAVAVSALGPPVAAAQAGGADGPWWVAAAALCVLGAVRPGRLALGRHLRRRGPAARGFGPARRAETGGQRSGRRPDEAPPLPYPGGRAAFRRPSRT from the coding sequence GTGAGGCGGAGCGCGGACGGCGCCGTGGCGCTGTACGACGGCGCGGCCCTGGCGGGCCGGATCGCGGCGGGCTGGATCGTGGCGGAGCACGCCTGGGGCGCGCTGCCCGGCTGGTGGGGCGCTGACGCCGGCCCCTCGCCGCTGGGCTGGGCGGTGGCGGCCTGCGCGGCGGCGTTCGCCGCGGGGGTGGCGCCGCGGGTGAGCGGCGCGGTGCTGGCGGCCGTCGCGGTGAGCGCGCTGGGCCCGCCGGTGGCGGCGGCGCAGGCGGGCGGCGCGGACGGGCCGTGGTGGGTGGCCGCGGCGGCGCTGTGCGTGCTGGGGGCGGTGCGGCCGGGCCGGCTGGCCCTGGGGCGGCACCTGCGGCGGCGCGGACCGGCGGCGCGGGGGTTCGGCCCGGCGCGCCGGGCCGAAACCGGTGGCCAAAGGTCCGGGCGTCGGCCTGATGAAGCGCCGCCGCTCCCGTATCCTGGGGGCCGGGCCGCGTTCAGGCGGCCCTCCCGTACCTGA
- a CDS encoding ribonuclease HII, with protein sequence MVQTSPSTPAPAGAPPVPCYDLERELAAEGAVLVAGVDEVGRGAWAGPVVVCAAVTDGTPPPDGLTDSKRLTPQRRTAMAELLRPWVRDHAFGQADPAEIDDLGMTRALRLAATRALAGLRQRPDAVILDGKHDFLGGPWRVRTQIQADLTCVSVAAASVLAKVHRDTYMAALDTRFPDYGFATGVGYPSPAHRAALAELGPTPHHRMSWAYLDDLPKWRHLRRPRPQPDGQTALL encoded by the coding sequence GTGGTCCAGACATCCCCGAGCACCCCGGCGCCGGCCGGCGCCCCGCCGGTGCCGTGCTACGACCTCGAACGCGAACTCGCGGCCGAGGGCGCGGTCCTGGTCGCGGGAGTCGACGAGGTCGGCCGCGGCGCCTGGGCCGGCCCCGTGGTGGTGTGCGCCGCCGTCACCGACGGCACCCCGCCGCCCGACGGCCTCACCGACTCCAAGCGGCTCACCCCCCAGCGCCGCACCGCCATGGCCGAACTCCTGCGGCCCTGGGTGCGCGACCACGCCTTCGGCCAGGCCGACCCCGCCGAGATCGACGACCTCGGCATGACCCGCGCGCTGCGCCTGGCGGCCACCCGCGCGCTGGCCGGGCTGCGCCAACGCCCCGACGCCGTCATCCTCGACGGCAAGCACGACTTCCTGGGCGGCCCCTGGCGGGTGCGCACGCAGATCCAGGCCGACCTCACCTGCGTCAGCGTCGCGGCCGCCTCGGTGCTGGCCAAGGTGCACCGCGACACGTACATGGCCGCCCTGGACACCCGGTTCCCCGACTACGGGTTCGCCACCGGCGTGGGCTACCCCTCGCCGGCCCACCGCGCCGCGCTGGCCGAACTCGGCCCCACCCCCCACCACCGCATGAGCTGGGCCTACCTCGACGACCTGCCCAAGTGGCGGCACCTGCGGCGCCCCCGGCCGCAGCCCGACGGCCAGACGGCCCTGCTGTAG
- a CDS encoding SPFH domain-containing protein translates to MSFAQTVRGAASSIAQGGDPRQAVSDALGEAAEGFGPDPRDFLAAREQGASVGTRIEQQTTSLNNAGEALNRSSFERGSGGPVHVICPMVIPRGRTFTAMLPVILLLIVGVVGQVVTFPVSMATGPFLNPFFGVHYWVLLVAIAAFLWWRQGLVMVPDGCAALITRFGKLEQIVGPGRVTLFNPWKRVSYIVNTTREYPFNAPIREAPTKSGVKASIDLFVQFKIEDPEQFIFVLGAVQGFQEKLNNAISEVTRSLIYDQQASEIYDMVGENTARLLEQLNQQFLPAVRLTNANITHAEPSSQEYRMDLAAPEMVRVAKEAYTYEYELQLRKEQNEGDLNKELASLNETLSAIQADIAQYQAQMDTALERETNRARAQARERFVEAESTANANAALLEAQALDIRAVSAAEAPEILNYRYQQDLLDKLESVADSLPQVLHIGGADDTSVDFLRVAQNIIGEAEAQLFSDEDMAAIRSRLSEISQRIADREAEIARVLQADEDTVEAAPVPEQDPNADRIEEIRQSVADNTVEQRLGASGGAAAPQAPQQSPAEGEFPAPDGPPAPWPQNGAPGPNEGGPR, encoded by the coding sequence ATGTCCTTCGCGCAGACGGTGCGCGGGGCCGCCTCCTCGATCGCACAAGGGGGCGATCCCCGGCAGGCGGTCTCCGACGCGCTCGGCGAGGCGGCCGAGGGGTTCGGGCCCGATCCGCGCGACTTCCTGGCCGCCCGCGAACAGGGCGCCTCCGTGGGAACGCGCATCGAGCAGCAGACCACCTCCCTCAACAACGCCGGCGAGGCGCTCAACCGCAGCTCCTTCGAGCGCGGCTCCGGCGGCCCCGTGCACGTGATCTGCCCCATGGTCATCCCCCGGGGCCGCACCTTCACCGCCATGCTGCCGGTGATCCTGCTGCTCATCGTGGGTGTCGTGGGACAGGTCGTGACCTTCCCGGTGTCCATGGCCACCGGCCCCTTCCTCAACCCGTTCTTCGGCGTGCACTACTGGGTGCTGCTCGTCGCCATCGCCGCGTTCCTGTGGTGGCGCCAGGGCCTGGTGATGGTGCCCGACGGCTGCGCCGCGCTGATCACCCGCTTCGGCAAGCTGGAGCAGATCGTCGGCCCGGGCCGCGTCACCCTGTTCAACCCCTGGAAGCGGGTCTCCTACATCGTCAACACCACCCGCGAGTACCCCTTCAACGCCCCCATCCGCGAGGCGCCCACCAAGAGCGGCGTCAAGGCGTCCATCGACCTGTTCGTGCAGTTCAAGATCGAGGACCCCGAGCAGTTCATCTTCGTGCTGGGCGCGGTGCAGGGCTTCCAGGAGAAGCTCAACAACGCCATCAGCGAGGTCACGCGCAGCCTGATCTACGACCAGCAGGCGTCGGAGATCTACGACATGGTCGGCGAGAACACCGCCCGCCTGCTGGAGCAGCTCAACCAGCAGTTCCTGCCCGCGGTGCGGCTGACCAACGCCAACATCACCCACGCCGAGCCCTCCAGCCAGGAGTACCGCATGGACCTCGCGGCTCCGGAGATGGTGCGCGTGGCCAAGGAGGCGTACACCTACGAGTACGAGCTGCAGCTCCGCAAGGAGCAGAACGAGGGCGACCTCAACAAGGAGCTCGCCTCGCTGAACGAGACCCTCTCCGCCATCCAGGCCGACATCGCCCAGTACCAGGCGCAGATGGACACCGCCCTGGAGCGCGAGACCAACCGGGCGCGCGCCCAGGCCCGCGAGCGGTTCGTCGAGGCGGAGTCCACCGCCAACGCCAACGCCGCCCTGCTGGAGGCCCAGGCCCTGGACATCCGCGCCGTCAGCGCGGCCGAGGCGCCCGAGATCCTCAACTACCGCTACCAGCAGGACCTGCTGGACAAGCTGGAGTCGGTCGCCGACAGCCTGCCGCAGGTACTGCACATCGGGGGCGCCGACGACACCAGCGTGGACTTCCTGCGCGTGGCCCAGAACATCATCGGCGAGGCCGAGGCCCAGCTCTTCTCCGACGAGGACATGGCCGCCATCCGCAGCCGCCTCTCGGAGATCTCCCAGCGCATCGCCGACCGCGAGGCCGAGATCGCCCGGGTGCTCCAGGCCGACGAGGACACCGTCGAGGCCGCGCCCGTGCCCGAGCAGGACCCCAACGCCGACCGGATCGAGGAGATCCGCCAGTCGGTCGCCGACAACACCGTCGAGCAGCGGCTCGGCGCCTCCGGCGGCGCCGCCGCACCGCAGGCGCCCCAGCAGTCCCCGGCCGAGGGCGAGTTCCCCGCCCCTGACGGCCCGCCCGCGCCGTGGCCGCAGAACGGCGCCCCCGGCCCGAACGAGGGAGGTCCGCGATGA